A segment of the Campylobacter sp. MIT 12-8780 genome:
TCTTTTTCCTGCTCCATCCAGTCCATAGTTGCAGCACCATCGTGCACCTCTCCTATTTTATGGCTCATTCCAGTAAAGAAAAGTATCCTTTCACTTGTAGTGGTTTTACCTGCGTCTATATGAGCGGCTATTCCTATGTTTCGCACCTTTTTAAGTGGTGTAGATCGCGACATTTTTTATCCTTTCTTACCAGCGGTAGTGAGCAAATGCTTTATTTGCTTCAGCCATTTTATAAGTGTCTTCTTTTTTCTTAAATGAAGCACCCTTTGAGTTTGCAGCGTCAAGTAACTCGCCTGCTAGCTTATCTATCATGGTTCTTTCACTTCTTTTTCTTGCAAAAGAAATGATCCAGCGTATAGCTAGGGCTTGTTGTCTAGCAGGACGAACCTCAACAGGCACTTGATAAGTAGCCCCGCCAACACGACGTGATTTGACTTCTAAGATAGGCTTGATATTTTCAATAGCCTCATTAAAAATTTCAATGCCTTTTTTTTCTTGGTTTTTTTTGTCAATGGCGTCAATAGCACCATACATTATACTTGTAGCAGTGCTTTTTTTGCCATCATACATTAAAGAGTTAATGAATTTTGTAATTACTTTGTTTCCATAAATCGGATCAGGTAAGACTTCCCTTACCGGAGCTTTTCTTCTTCTCATCATTTTTCCTTCAAATATAAAATTTTACTCAAACAAAAGCAAAACAAGGCTTTGTCTGTGTTAGCTACTTTGTCTTTTTAAGACTTTGCAGCACCAGCTTTAGGTTTTTTAGCCCCGTATTTAGAACGAGAAACTGTTCTTTTAGCAACCCCTGCAGTATCAAGAGCACCACGCACTATGTGATACTTCACACCCGGTAAGTCCTTAACCCTACCTCCACGCACTAGCACAATGCTGTGTTCTTGGAGATTGTGTCCTTCACCACCGATGTAAGAGATAACCTCAAAACCACTTGTAAGCCTAACTTTGGCAACTTTTCTTAAAGCTGAGTTTGGTTTTTTAGGCGTTGTTGTATATACCCTAGTGCAAACTCCTCTTCTTTGCGGACAATTCTTTAACGCTGGAGATTTGGACTTTTCCAAAA
Coding sequences within it:
- the rpsG gene encoding 30S ribosomal protein S7; the encoded protein is MRRRKAPVREVLPDPIYGNKVITKFINSLMYDGKKSTATSIMYGAIDAIDKKNQEKKGIEIFNEAIENIKPILEVKSRRVGGATYQVPVEVRPARQQALAIRWIISFARKRSERTMIDKLAGELLDAANSKGASFKKKEDTYKMAEANKAFAHYRW
- the rpsL gene encoding 30S ribosomal protein S12, whose amino-acid sequence is MPTINQLVRKERKKVLEKSKSPALKNCPQRRGVCTRVYTTTPKKPNSALRKVAKVRLTSGFEVISYIGGEGHNLQEHSIVLVRGGRVKDLPGVKYHIVRGALDTAGVAKRTVSRSKYGAKKPKAGAAKS